From a region of the Besnoitia besnoiti strain Bb-Ger1 chromosome I, whole genome shotgun sequence genome:
- a CDS encoding hypothetical protein (encoded by transcript BESB_006660), protein MSCGEAGGEPAALSGPAYPGGQASQNNGEQNKSPDGDEEVEITKVAETAEASQLKEGTRGAGSSDEGRRNAKATADAESGREAKNLRSTPARSAVSSDGVNGAQSSGEKDPELGKRGSLDALEGEKSGNQEGNGSPHLTAAGRDEHEGEAEKAEKGGEAKPQQFRLRVRCAPFNPVVEIASHATFQDLLAAVAKATQLPYLADTDKFSLLAGFPPKRLEPGADARLSAFLQDGEVLTPERKRASTGEKKLPIFPRQSLLMSNEASVAAATPTRRAEGRSSPRSSNIRTLSPASSSSSSRFSGRREPRSPASAAAGPRGTRGGRRAQAHSLGSTEEEVAENLVRLFTDKGTSAAERGLRKAFSLALHQRYDEVAADERWGAVQGRRFEIREGLPQPGKFTVVFYAPVAGRLDTQRTEEYTALPKPLVLIVLSQVWKSAEQVDRNNLRPYYMAHAQPMVFWNIVRHFDGDFGACFREVFPAFAVEELLERKRELSEKAKENKRQAEEAAAAREEKRLLREQQRLARAAGVKAAVSSPNAVAASPERGKQGLSAGRAEGETLAAEQAAREAAEEEESKEGDGRSVERAALPPVECVTVDDDSASESAAEAQAAAAAGDAREQATAAGQHGAKHEGREEEAKNSNQKESGRERREETELEGKTRSADRAEDGESPSAVCAEKTEESPARAEKANDSEDGRGRVKQEGDATLERCERKGAERPDNAGGANGDRGTERSPACAPKKGKARESDPAVAASEAPLPRATSSESLLADAQESAWIPSSAAAAPSSSPPTSLPAQGEAWGSQDAPAKETKTALDAFRESSVDAQRPALTQAQGGNGGGREEGEKSADAAQEDAAAVEAASEGTPARTEEADAPAGVESENRISSALRTPRKRGLPNDAAATSGRLGTALPRVIVAWAGGEAVADDELDGDYVQESEEEEEDELEGSRRRRKRQKRQNGREIKQAALATGQPRGVEPSDETPSASPAERRGWRGRRGQLTSPSEAEAPASPSQPLPASPASAAAEGEPAKGRQARGGRGARGRGRGAAATSQKRDATQQNEEEKRKEMEQRRRNLAAAAEARASQQAPSSART, encoded by the exons ATGTCATGtggcgaggcaggaggcgagcCTGCCGCCCTCTCTGGGCCTGCGTACCCTGGTGGGCAGGCTTCTCAGAACAATGGAGAGCAGAACAAAAGCCCAGATGGGGACGAAGAAGTCGAAATCACGAAAGTCGCAGAGACTGCCGAAGCGTCGCAGTTGAAGGAAGGCACCcggggcgccggcagcagcgacgaaggGAGGCGGAACGCGAAGGCCACCGCGGATGCAGAGAGCGGAAGGGAGGCGAAAAATCTGCggtcgacgccggcgcgatCGGCTGTGTCCTCCGATGGAGTCAATGGAGCGCAGTCGAGCGGAGAAAAGGACCCTGAACTTGGAAAGCGAGGAAGCCTTGACGCTCTCGAGGGGGAGAAATCTGGAAATCAGGAGGGGAACGGCTCACCGCATCTGACCGCTgcaggcagagacgagcacgaaggagaggcggaaaAGGCTGaaaaaggaggcgaagcgaagccTCAACAGTTCCGGCTCAGAGTCAGATGTGCACCTTTCAATCCCGTCGTCGAAATTGCCTCCCACGCCACGTTTCAAGACTTGCTCGCGGCGG tggcgaaggcgacgcagctccCTTACCTGGCAGACACCGACAAATTCAGCT TGCTTGCAGGCTTTCCGCCGAAGCGACTAGAACctggcgccgacgcgcggctctcaGCCTTCCTGCAGGACGGCGAAGTTCTCACTCccgagaggaagcgagcgtCGACTGGTGAGAAAAAACTGCCGATTTTTCCGCGCCAGTCGCTACTCATGTCTA ACGAGgcctccgtcgcggccgccacgccgacccgccgcgccgagggtCGCTCATCGCCGCGATCAAGCAACATCCGCAcgctctcgcctgcctcatcgtcgtcttcatctcGCTTCTccggtcgccgcgagcccagatcgcccgcgtcggcggccgccggcccGCGAGGGACAAGGGGAGGAcgcagggcgcaggcgcattCCCTGGGCAGCACGGAGGAAGAAGTCGCAGAGAACCTCGTTCGCCTTTTC ACAGACAAAGGAAcctccgctgcagagcgCGGTCTGAGGAaggctttctctctcgcgcttcatCAGCGTTACG ACGAagtcgcggcggacgagagGTGGGGCGCGGTGCAGGGGCGGCGCTTCGAGATCCGCGAGGGCCTTCCGCAGCCAGGGAAGTTCACAGTGGTTTTCTACGCGCCGGTCGCGGGACGCCTCGACACGCAGCGCACGGAAGAATACACCG cGCTCCCGAAGCCGCTCGTGCTCATCGTCCTCTCGCAAGTCTGGAAGAGCGCCGAACAAGTCGACCGAAACAATTTGCGGCCCTACTACATGGCTCACGCACAACCCATG GTGTTCTGGAATATCGTGCGTCACTTCGACGGAGATTTCGGGGCGTGCTTCAGGGAGGTGTTCCCGGCGTTTGCGGTGGAGGAGCTGCTagagcggaagcgagagCTCTCTGAGAAG GCCAAAGAGAACAAGCGGCAAGCTgaggaagctgcggcggcgcgtgaggAGAAACGCTTGctccgcgagcagcagagacTGGCGCGGGCCGCGGGCGTGAAGGCggcagtctcctcgccgaatgcggtcgccgcgtcgcccgagAGGGGCAAGCAAGGTTTgagcgcagggcgcgcagagggagagacgctGGCAGCTGAacaagccgcgcgcgaggccgcagaagaagaagagtcgaaggagggcgacgggcgGAGTGTCGAGAGAGCCGCTCTACCGCCAGTTGAGTGCGTCACTGTGGACGATGACTCCGCAAGCGAGAGtgcagccgaggcgcaggcggccgctgccgcaggcgatgCGCGGGAGCAAGCAACGGCAGCGGGACAGCACGGGGCGAAACATGAAGgccgagaggaggaagcaaaAAACTCAAACCAAAAGGAGTCGGGACGAGAGCGACGTGAGGAAACCGAGCTAGAGGGGAAAACCCGCAGCGCCGatcgcgcggaggacggagaATCGCCATCCGCAGTCTGCGCCGAAAAGACTGAGGAGagtccagcgcgcgcggagaaagcgaaTGACAGTGAAGACGGGCGTGGGCGAGTCAAacaggaaggcgacgcgacACTCGAGAGGTGCGAGCGCAAGGGAGCCGAGAGGCCAGACAACGCGGGTGGGGCGAATGGCGATAGGGGGACAGAGAGGTCACCCGCTTGCGCGCCGAAGAAAGGAAAGGCTCGAGAGTCCGATCCGGCAGTGGCGGCATCGgaagcgcctctgccgcgagcTACGAGTTCTgagtctctcctcgcggacGCTCAAGAGTCCGCATGGATTccgtcctctgcagcggccgcaccatcttcgtcgccgcccacgtctctccctgcgcaAGGCGAAGCGTGGGGGTCGCAGGATGCGCCGGCAAAGGAGACGAAAACAGCGCTTGATGCATTCCGCGAGAGTTCAGTCGATGCCCAGCGCCCGGCGTTGACGCAGGCACAAGGTGGAAACGGGggcgggagagaggagggagagaaaagcgccgacgccgctcAGGAGGAtgccgcggccgtcgaggCTGCGAGCGAGGGGACACCAGCTCGCaccgaggaagcagacgcgccggctgGCGTGGAGAGTGAAAACAGAATCTCTTCTGCGCTTCGAAcgccgaggaagcgaggcCTGCCAAACGACGCCGCAGCAACATCCGGCCGACTGGGCACCGCGCTTCCGCGAGTCATTGTCGCGTGGGCTGGTGGTGAGGCGGTGGCAGACGACGAGCTCGATGGCGACTACGTacaagaaagcgaagaggaagaggaggacgagctcgagggaagcaggcggcgaagaaaacgacaGAAACGACAAAATGGACGCGAAATCAAGCAGGCGGCACTCGCGAcagggcagccgcgcggtgTGGAGCCCAGTGACGAGACACCGAGCGCATCTcccgccgagcggcgcggctggcgcggtCGCAGAGGGCAGCTGACTTCGCCCTCtgaggccgaggcgcctgcgtctccttctcagcctttgcctgcgtctcctgcctcggcagcggctgaaggcgagccggcgaaggggcgacaggcgcggggcgggcgtggagcgagaggaaggggtcgaggcgctgcagcgacctcgcagaaacgcgacgcgacgcagcagaatgaagaagaaaaacgaaaggAGATGGAGCAAAGAAGGCGCAACttggcagctgctgcggaagcTCGCGCTTCCCAGCAGGCCCCTTCTTCAGCCCGAACGTGA